In Phaenicophaeus curvirostris isolate KB17595 chromosome 9, BPBGC_Pcur_1.0, whole genome shotgun sequence, the DNA window TGAAGTCATGGTCTTTTGATTCTGGGATTACATTTTAACACACATGGTTTTCTGCCATTTAAATAAACATGGTACAAGCAGTTATTAGTGTAAAAATGCTCATCTTCCTTGAGAGGAGAGTAGAGATGTAACCTGAGAACAAATTGTTTGGCTAGCTTGAAAAGAAGCTATATCAAATGGAGTTTGAATTTTAAGAGCCAGCTCCTATTCTCAGTAGTTGTCACTAACTTCAAGCATATCAAAACACAAGTCTTGGAAACCAAGTAGGTATCACAGTACATTAAACAGAGCTCCTGCACGATAAATACTGTAAAGGAAGATTGTTCATGAGGGTAATTGCCCCCAAAATGTGCTGCACTGCTTAGTTCTAGCTCCCTTGTGAAGTGTCTCTTGTGCGCTATTTACGGATGATGAACTTCATCGTGAATATGCTGTTGCCCACAGAGGTAGCTCCCAGAGATCTGTCAGGAGTCTTTGCAGTCAGCTTTAGGTTAGACCATTTTGAATAGTAACTGTAAGCCTGTTTTTCAGCTAGTATACTGAGTAAGGTACTGTTCTGCCACAAGTTCTCTCAGCTTGATTTTTGTCATAaatacaatagaaaaaaaaatggattgcTTTTCTTGCCTGGAATGAAAGTCTGAAACTGAAAATCTCTGGGAAGAGATTTATCTCACATTTATGGAAGATGCCCAGCATATTGGACATTCCTAACATTATTGTAATATTACTATTAAATACTGTTAGTTTTTAATTCCTCTCATTCACCAGAGTTACTAACTGCTTTGAAATCTGtaagtgaaaagcaaaatttcttAATCCACTTATGTGGGAATCAGGGTTTGACTTTTTGTTCTCAGATGTTTATCGATGTTATCCTTTCTCTATTGCAGAATTCTTGGCCCAGAAGCCCTTGTACTGCTTCAATCTGACATCCATGCAAGATTCAGAGATGATCCTTGCTGCCACTTTCCACTTCTATGCTGAAAAACGCCCTCAGCACCGGGAAGTATTTTGTAAGCGGTCCAAGAACTCATCCTGCCGCCTCCTTCACCTGCCTCCGATCCTGCAACTCAACCTCATTTTCCAAAGCATTCACCAGAACTCTGTCTTTGGACTAGTGAAAGGGAACATCACCGTGTTTCTTCAAAGGCGAGGGGCTTGGCATGCAAAGGACATTTCACACAtcataaaagaattaaaaaggtCTGGAGAGCTCGTTCTCTGTGCTGAGCTTTATTCTGGGGAGAAACACCAGGGTTTCCCTGAAGAGGTCGCCAGTCATTTACCTTATATACTAGTTTATGCTAATGATCTTGCAATCTCTGAACCTAACAGTGTGGCAGTCACCCTACAGCGTTATGACCCATTCCCTTCTAATGACGGGGACCGGAATCTATCCCCTAATGCTTCTACTGATACCCGAGTGAGGAGGGATACGTACCTTTCCAGCTCTATTCAGAACAATGAGTTGCCAGAAGTAGATTATAACCATAACAAATACAACAAACACAACATATGGGAGAATGCCTACAAGTCCTTGAAACCGAAAGCCTCACGCAAAGACCGAAGGAGAAAAGGTCAAGAAAATGCGGAAACACTTATAAAGTCTCAGGTGCTAAATTTTGATgagaaaacaatgaagaaagcAAGGCGAAAACAATGGAATGAGCCGAGGTTTTGTTCAAGAAGATACATGAAAGTTGACTTTGCTGATATTGGCTGGAATGAATGGATCATATCTCCCAAATCATTTGATGCCTACTACTGTGCAGGGGCATGTGAATTTCCAATGCCCAAGGTAGTGTGCCTTTTTGTTGTTAGCTTGTGAACAGTAGATCTACTGTTCCACCTATCCAACTACTTTAGTtagatttttcctttattttttttatctttttcacagataaataaaacagatgttGCCTAGTTCAGcctaaataatttaaacaatATAATTTCCATCAACTTTTTTAATTTACTAAATGGTGAAAAAAGTGgtgcttttttaatttactaAGTTCTTAAGATAATCCTGCTGGAACATAAAAAGCTGATTTACCTTATGTGGCTGGAAATGTTACATAGCATGCTAGCTTTAGTGTTACACACAGCTGAACTGCTCCTATAGAAGCAATGTGAAATTTGCTAATAGAGAGGCAAATGTGAACTCCTGCTCCAAAGGAATTTCAATTTGGCCCACTCCCACTCAACTTGCTCTGTAACAAGAAGCAGAAATTCTGGCAATCCCATGTAGCATAAAAATTATTGGTATTTTATAGGGGTTTCAAGTAATGGGGGAGGGCGGGATTTGAAGTACCGCATAACCTGCGTGTTTAGAAATTAGTTATTTTGCAATTCTACCTACAGCTGGCCTGATTGTTTATTCTACTGATATTTTTGCCTGTGGTCTCTTGGCACACAAATAATGGATAGTGTTTTACTGCAGAGAATTTCAAAGCTGAGAGAGGAATCTGCCCTACTTTACACACAGGGAGActgatgtgtgtttgtgttgaAATAAGTAGCATGATTTCAGGAAAAGTAGATATTCAGGCTATTTTAAGTCCAGGAACAGTGGAAATCCAGACATCACAGTAGGGTGTACAAATCTGACCACATGTTCCTGTGTAGCTGGCTGATGCTGAACCTTGTATACATATATTGATACATGGTCTGGTAAAAATTAAAGCTTGCACAGGCTCACATACAGCTTCGCTTTTTCATTGTAATATAATGAGATCATGCAACACAATCACCTTTTAATttatccaaaacaaaacacagcctAGGAACATGGATCCTGCGCCATAGACCCCTGGTCTAATGCACTAGTCTTACGTTCcaaggcacaaaaaaaaaaaaatttagcacATCTGGCATCTTGTGAGCTATTTAATACTTAATCACAGATACATAGATTAGGGAATTTTTGGTTTGACACGCTTTGGGTTTGATTTGGAAGAGGTCTGCTTTTGTTAGCTTTGTATATTTAAGAGGGGAAAGTAAAATAGTTGTAGATTCACAGGTGTaacttttttaaattactgtttcCAAATGGACATAGATAGCTAGGGTATCATGAATAAGGCCTAAGCTCTGAACATAAGAAATGCTAAATGTTACAGAGGGAGAAATAGATTTTGTCCTTGCATATATACCCTAAGCCAGGAAAGCATGCAAATTATCTTGTCACTTAAGTCAAAGGCCAGACTTAGGCTATTCATGAAGACTTGTTCTACAGAGTCAGCCTGTGAAAGCCAACAGATACCTTATTTTTAAGGAACTCTTTTAGAAGTGTGGAGACAGAACAATACTTACACACTGGCATGCCATATTAtatgatttgctttttttttttaaccatctGTACATCATTCTGTACATTTACTTTAATAACTGCATTTCTTGTTCTAGACAAAGCAGTTCTAGTACTTGCCATAGCAAGTTTATAACATATATAACCTAGCTTACTGCTGAAGTTCTTATTCCCTGAATAGTGAGGGGAAGCACTGGTTTATGTGTTTAAGAATGGCATGCTGCACTGTTGAGTTTGCCAAATAAATGCTAGTCCTAGGTGCAGTTGAAGTAGGTGGAGACGTAAACTTTCCTGGGTCTACAGTAATTAGAATTCTCTTTATTTCATCCTGCTAAGGATGAGTTTCATTAAAACTTAACTGAAGCTAAGAAGTATTGCTTATCAAGgggtggggaggtgggagggggCAGGTCTTTGAAGGGCAAATTCATCATAAAAAGACTTTAAAAGGACTGTAAGCCAGGCAGAAGGAGAGGGtctaaagtattttaaatctgCTGTTCAATTGCTTTTTGGCAACAAAACCATCCCTGTTATCCTTGAGCTAAGGTTGTCCTAAAGATTAGGTAAGAGCAGAACCTGACCTGCTATATACAACATAGTAGCCAGCATTTAAAACCTTAGCATTTTCTCAGTGCCATCACTACTGGGTATTCAACTCATTATTTCAAGTTTTCCACTTTAGCACATCAGTACAAAGGCTGATGTGAAGCCTAGCCTTTGTTCACCAAACACTTGTGTGAGGTTTCCAGAAGGGCTGGAAAATTCAGAGCCTGGCTGGATGTGGCATAGGTGTGCTGTCTAGCTCTGCTGTGGATGTAGAGCTCAGATAGCCATATTCTATACACACCAATAGtccatataaatatttttctctctaagCAATGTTGTGCTTAGTGTATACACTTGCAGGCATTAGAAACTTAATTAGTGCTGTTCTCTTGGTAGACAGCTGCTCACACTAGGCTTTGCTCACATCTATTTGTTCCTTGTAGATATTAGAGACCGTACGGCTGGAGAAGATCCTTGTAGGATCTTCTGCAGATTCATACTCAGGAGTCCTTTATGTCAGTAAATGGCACCGAGAGCAATGATGGCTATCAGCTGCATGGGGAAAACAAATTCTGTTTCAGTAGCACATTAGGATCTGTGACTGTTTCAAATAacaatatgaaataataaagGAGTTTGGAACACTTAAGGCCTTTTTCGTAAAGGTTAAAGTAAGAACTTGATTCTAGAAACCCTATTTCTTTGATGTTCTGAACTCTGCAGCTATTTAAACACATGAAAGCTGCTTCTGTCTCTTGTTGCCCAGATTTGCTGACGTGGTCAGTAGGCATAGAAACTAATTTCTCTTGTTGCTACTTGCGTACAGGGATGCTGCCTTGAAGGATCAAGGATGTATTTCATAGTTCCTCCTTGTAATGGCTCAAATGAGGTTGCTTTTGTTAAGGAACACCTGAAAGCCTTAACAGCAGTTAAGGTTTGGATCTGATTTCCTGATATTAGACTTAAAACAAATGTATGAAAACCAAGTTATTCTAAAAAACATAGCTCCTTTGTTATGCCCATAGCCTACATAACTTTTCATCTGTAAATGAAATATCGTGTTCTGAATATAcctaattatttgaaaaaacagagaaggtaCAGAAGACATAAATTCTTCTCAGTTGAAATACCATGAGGAGGTGTACAATGTCCCTATTTGTTGACCAGCACACGTTATTTTCCACCCCATATACAGATAGGCAGCAATACCGATGAAGGATTTCAT includes these proteins:
- the GDF10 gene encoding growth/differentiation factor 10; the encoded protein is MAARLTCCLLLWALGSPAGEAAGSRPARPVQPPAARAPAPPGSAPRGVARDAVAVHMLKLYDKYNREGSRPGDGNTVRSFKARPEFLAQKPLYCFNLTSMQDSEMILAATFHFYAEKRPQHREVFCKRSKNSSCRLLHLPPILQLNLIFQSIHQNSVFGLVKGNITVFLQRRGAWHAKDISHIIKELKRSGELVLCAELYSGEKHQGFPEEVASHLPYILVYANDLAISEPNSVAVTLQRYDPFPSNDGDRNLSPNASTDTRVRRDTYLSSSIQNNELPEVDYNHNKYNKHNIWENAYKSLKPKASRKDRRRKGQENAETLIKSQVLNFDEKTMKKARRKQWNEPRFCSRRYMKVDFADIGWNEWIISPKSFDAYYCAGACEFPMPKIVRPSNHATIQSIVKAVGIIPGIPEPCCVPDKMSSLSVLFLDENKNVVLKVYPNMSIETCACR